The proteins below come from a single Felis catus isolate Fca126 chromosome A1, F.catus_Fca126_mat1.0, whole genome shotgun sequence genomic window:
- the ZCCHC10 gene encoding zinc finger CCHC domain-containing protein 10, which produces MATPMHRLIARRQAEANKQHVRCQKCLEFGHWTYECTGKRKYLHRPSRTAELKKALKEKENRLLLLQQSIGETNVERKTKKKRSKSVTSSSSNSSDSSASDSSSESEETSTSSSSEDSDTDESSSSSSSSSSSTSSSSSSDSDSDSSSSSSSSTSTESSSEDEPPKKKKKK; this is translated from the exons TGAAGCAAATAAGCAACATGTAAGATGTCAGAAATGCTTAGAATTTGGACATTGGACTTATGAAtgcacaggaaaaagaaaatacctacaTAGGCCTTCAAGAACAGCAGAACTaaagaaagctttaaaagaaaaagaaaacagattattattattacaacaaAG CATCGGAGAAACTAATGTAGAAAGAAAGAcgaagaaaaaaag GTCTAAGAGTGTCACCAGTTCCAGTAGCAATAGCAGTGACAGTTCAGCCAGTGATTCTTCATCTGAGAGTGAAGAAACATCTACCTCATCCTCCTCAGAGGACAGTGACACCGATGAAAGTTCCTCCAGTTCATCGTCTTCATCCTCCTCCACGAGCTCCTCCTCGTCCTCTGATTCAGACTCAGATTCTAGCTCTTCCAGTAGCAGCAGCACCAGCACAGAGAGCAGCTCCGAGGATGAACcaccaaagaagaagaaaaagaaatag